Proteins encoded together in one Quercus lobata isolate SW786 chromosome 3, ValleyOak3.0 Primary Assembly, whole genome shotgun sequence window:
- the LOC115979928 gene encoding uncharacterized protein LOC115979928 isoform X1: protein MSESRNASEISEAETIRLGVDLVSAARRNIGFLRAVAESQWLHEKATVVEAIRRYDELWMPLISDLTVVGSTTPMVLPPLDVEWVWFCHTLNPVSYQQYCESRFSKLIGKPAIFDEENEEYALLRCKNIWTHKYPSEPFENETDSDMPIPVVSNEELLVEVTKHRFLYSKISEAYRSEIVYLIAARQRYKGFLYMVQSFCDECARLVPASDILLMWLTHQSYPTVYAEDLKEMEGDMGKVVTVWESVKEKEMKETKILWERAFDQPYEKAGGEVVLDLNRVNLVKPSVYWEVSDTDVNTKYKSMLPRFLLEVCVFVRLNSRMKATEQSSEFLRLGMLRCHRELKLEKSISNFQYDSWQKAWHLYCEFGTKGIILELRHRGGHCFKGSSLQETVTFHWNDLLRASYLTLERGVAQQLRIHASITPPVQAPYLLKCVPDRVTDDSGAMISDVILRMSKYRPQEGRWLSRTVLDHAGRDCFVIRIRVGEGFWRRGAEAPKAVKWEDRIIEIREGSWSYVADSTGRAPEKVVGTAMPKEPPEQWKAAWKFSTGNELMIGWESSTFTSGLSFCLKNQMSPEPSSQVKLLKGRKMLYQVKNIKSDWKDEESRRKDEKEEEKEEDEDEEGFVTLVRFTEENPTGRATALLNWKLLVVELLPEEDAVLVLLLCISILRSVSEIKKDDLGCLLIRRRLKEANFGARDWGSVILHPYSYSSSITSPYIQPWYWNSKAVIASDSADHITRQPASNYSPVEGGDKLYKQGIIT from the exons ATGTCGGAAAGTCGAAACGCATCCGAAATTTCAGAAGCGGAGACTATTCGACTTGGGGTTGATCTCGTATCGGCTGCAAGGCGAAATATCGGGTTCTTGAGAGCTGTGGCCGAGTCTCAGTGGCTCCATGAGAAAGCAACCGTTGTTGAAGCTATAAGAAG GTATGATGAGCTGTGGATGCCGTTGATTTCTGATCTGACGGTGGTGGGGTCAACCACTCCTATGGTTCTTCCACCTCTTGATGTTgagtgggtttggttttgtcaCACTTTGAACCCG GTGAGTTACCAGCAATATTGCGAATCAAGGTTCTCAAAACTCATTGGAAAGCCAGCAATTTTTGATGAAGAGAACGAAGAGTATGCACTGCTTAGATGCAAGAATATTTGGACTCATAAATACCCATCTGAGCCATTTGAGAATGAAACGGATTCAGATATGCCAATCCCAGTTGTCTCAAACGAAGAACTTTTGGTGGAGGTCACAAAACATAGATTCTTGTATTCCAAAATTTCAGAGGCATATAGGTCTGAAATTGTGTACTTAATTGCAGCAAGGCAAAGGTACAAGGGATTTTTGTACATGGTGCAGAGTTTTTGTGATGAGTGTGCTCGTTTGGTGCCTGCCTCAGATATTCTACTAATGTGGTTGACACATCAG AGCTACCCAACAGTATATGCAGAGGACTTGAAGGAGATGGAGGGTGATATGGGGAAGGTAGTAACTGTGTGGGAAAGTGtgaaggaaaaggaaatgaaagagaCAAAGATATTGTGGGAGAGAGCATTTGATCAACCTTATGAGAAAGCTGGTGGAGAGGTTGTGTTGGATTTGAATAGGGTTAACTTAGTCAAGCCATCAGTTTACTGGGAGGTATCAGATACAGATGTCAACACCAAATACAAGTCTATGCTACCAAGGTTCTTACTAGAG GTCTGTGTGTTTGTAAGGCTCAACTCTAGGATGAAGGCAACAGAACAGTCAAGTGAATTCCTCCGCCTTGGTATGTTAAGATGTCACAGGGAGTTGAAGCTTGAAAAATCCATCTCCAACTTTCAGTATGATTCATGGCAAAAAGCTTGGCATCTCTATTGTGAGTTTGGGACCAAGGGAATCATACTTGAGCTACGTCACCGCGGTGGCCACTGTTTCAAAGGAAGTAGCTTGCAAGAGACTGTTACATTCCATTGGAATGATTTACTAAGAGCATCTTATTTAACTCTGGAAAGAGGAGTTGCTCAACAATTGAGAATACATGCTTCAATAACTCCACCTGTTCAAGCGCCATACTTGTTGAAATGTGTGCCTGACCGAGTCACTGATGATTCAGGGGCCATGATATCAGATGTTATTCTCAGAATGAGTAAGTATAGGCCTCAAGAAGGGCGTTGGTTGTCTCGGACTGTTCTTGATCATGCAGGGAGAGACTGTTTTGTCATTAGAATAAG AGTGGGAGAAGGGTTTTGGAGAAGAGGAGCTGAAGCTCCCAAGGCTGTGAAATGGGAGGATAGGATAATAGAGATACGAGAAGGTTCATGGTCTTATGTTGCTGATTCCACTGGAAGAGCCCCTG AGAAAGTGGTAGGAACGGCAATGCCAAAAGAACCACCAGAACAATGGAAAGCTGCATGGAAATTTTCAACTGGGAATGAACTAATGATAGGGTGGGAATCATCTACATTTACATCTGGCTTGAGTTTCTGTCTGAAAAATCAAATGTCTCCAGAACCATCG TCACAGGTGAAGCTATTGAAAGGGCGAAAAATGCTGTACCAAGTAAAGAACATTAAGTCAGACTGGAAAGATGAAGAAAGCCGACGCAaggatgaaaaagaagaagagaaagaggaagatgaagatgaagaggGGTTTGTAACACTGGTTAGGTTCACAGAGGAGAACCCAACTGGAAGAGCAACAGCTCTTTTAAATTGGAAGCTATTGGTAGTTGAACTGTTGCCTGAAGAGGACGCAGTATTGGTTCTTCTTCTATGCATTTCGATACTCAGAAGTGTATCAGAGATCAAGAAGGACGATTTGGGATGCTTGTTAATTAGGAGAAGATTAAAAGAAGCAAACTTTGGAGCTAGAGATTGGGGTTCTGTAATACTTCATCCTTATTCATATTCCTCATCTATCACTTCACCTTATATTCAACCTTGGTATTGGAATTCCAAGGCAGTGATTGCATCAGATAGTGCAGATCACATCACAAGGCAACCGGCTTCGAATTACTCGCCGGTAGAAGGTGGTGATAAGTTGTACAAGCAAGGGATTATAACATGA
- the LOC115979928 gene encoding glycine-rich domain-containing protein 1 isoform X2 yields the protein MSESRNASEISEAETIRLGVDLVSAARRNIGFLRAVAESQWLHEKATVVEAIRRYDELWMPLISDLTVVGSTTPMVLPPLDVEWVWFCHTLNPVSYQQYCESRFSKLIGKPAIFDEENEEYALLRCKNIWTHKYPSEPFENETDSDMPIPVVSNEELLVEVTKHRFLYSKISEAYRSEIVYLIAARQRYKGFLYMVQSFCDECARLVPASDILLMWLTHQSYPTVYAEDLKEMEGDMGKVVTVWESVKEKEMKETKILWERAFDQPYEKAGGEVVLDLNRVNLVKPSVYWEVSDTDVNTKYKSMLPRFLLEVCVFVRLNSRMKATEQSSEFLRLGMLRCHRELKLEKSISNFQYDSWQKAWHLYCEFGTKGIILELRHRGGHCFKGSSLQETVTFHWNDLLRASYLTLERGVAQQLRIHASITPPVQAPYLLKCVPDRVTDDSGAMISDVILRMSKYRPQEGRWLSRTVLDHAGRDCFVIRIRVGEGFWRRGAEAPKAVKWEDRIIEIREGSWSYVADSTGRAPVQRKW from the exons ATGTCGGAAAGTCGAAACGCATCCGAAATTTCAGAAGCGGAGACTATTCGACTTGGGGTTGATCTCGTATCGGCTGCAAGGCGAAATATCGGGTTCTTGAGAGCTGTGGCCGAGTCTCAGTGGCTCCATGAGAAAGCAACCGTTGTTGAAGCTATAAGAAG GTATGATGAGCTGTGGATGCCGTTGATTTCTGATCTGACGGTGGTGGGGTCAACCACTCCTATGGTTCTTCCACCTCTTGATGTTgagtgggtttggttttgtcaCACTTTGAACCCG GTGAGTTACCAGCAATATTGCGAATCAAGGTTCTCAAAACTCATTGGAAAGCCAGCAATTTTTGATGAAGAGAACGAAGAGTATGCACTGCTTAGATGCAAGAATATTTGGACTCATAAATACCCATCTGAGCCATTTGAGAATGAAACGGATTCAGATATGCCAATCCCAGTTGTCTCAAACGAAGAACTTTTGGTGGAGGTCACAAAACATAGATTCTTGTATTCCAAAATTTCAGAGGCATATAGGTCTGAAATTGTGTACTTAATTGCAGCAAGGCAAAGGTACAAGGGATTTTTGTACATGGTGCAGAGTTTTTGTGATGAGTGTGCTCGTTTGGTGCCTGCCTCAGATATTCTACTAATGTGGTTGACACATCAG AGCTACCCAACAGTATATGCAGAGGACTTGAAGGAGATGGAGGGTGATATGGGGAAGGTAGTAACTGTGTGGGAAAGTGtgaaggaaaaggaaatgaaagagaCAAAGATATTGTGGGAGAGAGCATTTGATCAACCTTATGAGAAAGCTGGTGGAGAGGTTGTGTTGGATTTGAATAGGGTTAACTTAGTCAAGCCATCAGTTTACTGGGAGGTATCAGATACAGATGTCAACACCAAATACAAGTCTATGCTACCAAGGTTCTTACTAGAG GTCTGTGTGTTTGTAAGGCTCAACTCTAGGATGAAGGCAACAGAACAGTCAAGTGAATTCCTCCGCCTTGGTATGTTAAGATGTCACAGGGAGTTGAAGCTTGAAAAATCCATCTCCAACTTTCAGTATGATTCATGGCAAAAAGCTTGGCATCTCTATTGTGAGTTTGGGACCAAGGGAATCATACTTGAGCTACGTCACCGCGGTGGCCACTGTTTCAAAGGAAGTAGCTTGCAAGAGACTGTTACATTCCATTGGAATGATTTACTAAGAGCATCTTATTTAACTCTGGAAAGAGGAGTTGCTCAACAATTGAGAATACATGCTTCAATAACTCCACCTGTTCAAGCGCCATACTTGTTGAAATGTGTGCCTGACCGAGTCACTGATGATTCAGGGGCCATGATATCAGATGTTATTCTCAGAATGAGTAAGTATAGGCCTCAAGAAGGGCGTTGGTTGTCTCGGACTGTTCTTGATCATGCAGGGAGAGACTGTTTTGTCATTAGAATAAG AGTGGGAGAAGGGTTTTGGAGAAGAGGAGCTGAAGCTCCCAAGGCTGTGAAATGGGAGGATAGGATAATAGAGATACGAGAAGGTTCATGGTCTTATGTTGCTGATTCCACTGGAAGAGCCCCTG TACAGAGAAAGTGGTAG